The genomic interval CGCCGGCGGCGACGGCGGGGGCGGCATCAGCATCGCCGAGGCGACCGAGACAGCGACCCCAGAAGCGACGGGAACGCCGGCCGGCTACCAGCTCGACGCCGCGACGGAGGTGGCACAGACGGCAGCCTCTGGCGGCGGACCCGGGCTCTCGCTCTCGCCGGGTCTGGCGTTCTTCCTCGGCGGGTTGCTCGTGTTGCTCGTCGTCACTGCCGCGTGGGCCTACGGCGAGAGCGTCTGACGGTAAAACGCGGTTTTGAGCATAGGCCGGGGTTATAACCATCGCACCTATACACTCACATGCACCGTCGACGGGCGATCCGGTCCCGGGCCTGCCCTGTCCCGCCGGTCCCCGACGACGGCTCGCCGCCACCCCCCCTCCGCTGACGCGGCCCTGAATTGGCCCACACGCCGCCCGCCCCGCCCTCCACACCCCCTCCCCCACCCCCCTGACCCCCCCTGACCACATTTTTGCCGCCCGGCCCTCGGCGCCGCGCTCGAAGTAACCCCTTTCAGCCTGCGGCGTCCCGTTCCGGTATGCGACTCACGTTTCTCGGAACCGGGAGCGCCATGCCGACGGGGACACGCGCACAGTCGGGCTACCTGCTCCGGCACGGCGACGAGACGCTGCTCGTCGACTGTGGGAGCGGCGTCCTGAACGCGCTGGCTCGCACGGATGTCGGCTACGAGGGTGTCGACACGGTGGTGTTGACCCACCACCATCTGGATCACGTGAGCGACCTGGCCGTCCTGCTGAAGGCGCGCTGGCTCGCCGGCGAGACGGACCTGACCGTCGTCGGTCCGCCCGGTACCAGCGACCTCGTCGAGGAGACCCTCGCAGTCCACGAGTACATGCAGGGACGGCTCGATCTGACGCTGCGCGATCGGACGACCGGGACGTTCGATCTCGCCGGCTTCACGATCGAGTCGATGGCAGTGCGTCACTCGATGCAGTGTTTCGCCTACCGGCTCCAGCCCGCGGACGGCGGTCCGAGCGTCGTCCTGAGCGGCGACACCGAAGCGTTCCCGGAACTGATCGAGTTCGCCGACGGCGCGGCGGTCCTCGTTCACGACTGTTCGTTCCCCGACGACGTTGACGTGTCGAACCATCCGACCCCGACCACGTTGGGGGAGGCACTGGCCGCCGCGGAGGCCGAGCTGGGGCGGGTCTACCTGACACACCTCTATCCACACACGGAGGGGCGACACGAGGAGATGCTGGCGTCGCTCGCGGACCACTACGACGGGCAGGTCACCTTCGCCGAGGACGGGCTGACGGTCCGTGTCGAGGACTAGACGCGCTGGAGGGTCACGCGAAACGCTGCCCCGCCGGACTCGCTGTCGACGACATCGACGGTGCCGCCGTACGACTCCGTCAGCGCCCGGACGAACCCGAGCCCGAACCCGCTTCCGTTGCTCTCCGGGCCTTTGGCCCCCATCTCGAAGATCTCTTCGCGGATCTCGGGGTCGACGCCCCGCCCGTCGTCGGCCACGCGGACGACGACCTCGTCGGGTGTCGGCGTCGTCGCCGATAGCTCGACAGTCACGTCGCCCTCGTTGTGGACCGCCGCGTTCGAGAGCAGGTTCGTGAACACGGAGTCGAGCAGTTCACCGCCGTAGACGCGATACCCGAACTCTCCGGAGTCGAACTCGACGGAGAGCGACTCGTGGCTATCCCCAACCTGTGAGACAGTCTCCGAGAGGATGGCGTCGAGGTCGCGGGGCTCGGGTTCGTCTTGCTGTTCGAGCGTCGAGACGAGGTCGCCGACCCGCGCGATCAGATCCGCCGAGTTCCGAGCCGCCCGCTGGATCTTGCCCGCGTACTCGGCGGTCTGGCCCTCGACCTGAGTCTCGACGGCCTCGGCGAACCCGGCGATGATCTGGAGGTCGTTGCCCAGATCGTGGCGCAACAGCCGATCGTACAACTCGATCATCTCCTTGCGGGTTTCGAGGTCCTGACGGGCCCGTTCGAGTCGCTCGCGCGACCGGATGTTACTGATCGCTGTGGCGGCGTGGGAAGCAAGAATCTCCAGGGGACGGCTGTGTTCGTCGCCGAAGGAGTTCTTCGAGGTCGACCGGGCGACCAGGACGGCCGAGACCTCGTCGGCCATCTGGGCCGGGACTGCGAGCGTGGCGCTCACCTCCGAACTGTCCGTCACGCCGGCGGCGACGCCGGTTTCGACGATCGTCTCCCCCGATTCCAGGGCACGCTGGGCGGTCTCGCTGGGCTGGTCACCCGGCGTGAGATGGGGATTCGTGCTGTGGACGACCCGGAGTTCGCCCTCATGGGCTTCGACGAACGTCGAATAGGAGAGATCGAACAGCAGCGACATCGCTTCGAGCGTCAGCGAGACGACCTCCTCGACGCTCTCACAGCGGTTGAGTGCCTGGCCGTACTTGTTCAGGTCGGCCACCTGCCGTGCGAAATCTGGTTGCTCCTCGAATGACATCCTACTGACTCCGGCGACCTGGTATTGTCTGAACGTGGGCAGCGGTATAAAAAACGGTTTCGGGCGATTATCCGAATCGATAGCGCCGGACGGCGGACACTCACTCCAGCCGATAGCGCAACAGCGCGGCGACCCCGCCGAGGTTCGAGAGCTGTTGTCCCGGCGCGAACTCGGCGGAGAACACCGTCACCGCGCCGCCTTTCTGTTCGGTCGTCTCGATGAGGTGGTCGATGTCGATCTCCCACTCCCCCTCGCCGGCGCGTTCGGCTCTGAGCCGCTCGTCGAGGACGAGCAGCGTCTCGATGGCCCCGTAGTCGGCCGCCTTCGCGACCTCCTCGGGACCGTACGCGGCCTCGCTACCCTGGCCGATCCGTGCCATCAGTTCGTCGATCATTTCCGCTTCCTCGGCGATCCGTGTCTGTTGCTGTACGTCCTCGACGGCACCCCGTTTGAGCACCTCGTGGACGCCGCGGTCGCCGACGCTCGCGGTATCGACGACGGTGATCTGTTCGGCGATCTCGGGGATCTCCTCGGCGAAGTAGTCCAGCGTGTCCTGCTTGGTAAAGCCCGGGCCGGCGAGGATGTAGGCGTCCACGTCCTGGCGTTTGAGTACGTCGGCCAGTTCCGCGAACAGTTCCGTCCTGGGGCGGGCGTAGTCGCCCTTGCCCGTCGTCGAGGTGATCGACGCGCGTTCCTCGGTGCCGTACTGGGCGACCGTGTGGACGTGTGCTTCGCCCTCTTCGACGGTCGCGATCGCCACGTCGGGGTTGTCCGTCGACTCGACGGCCTCCTCCAGCCGGTCGTTCTGGTCCGGTTTCCAGCGCTTCTCGATCTCCAGTTCGGTGTGTTCCTCGACGTTGAGCGTGTGGTGAAAGCCCAGTTGATCCTCGCGCGAGCAGTCGACGATCTCGCCCCCGATCCGCAGTCTGTTCGCAAACTTGGCGAACTCGACATCGGTGACCTCGATCTTCAGCCACATGTGCTCGCGCTCGCCGCCTTTGTCCCGGAGGTTGTCGTCGTTGCGCTGGATCCGCCGTGTCGTGTCGCCGGAGACGTGGTCCCCTGGTTCGACGACGTGCGAGAGGTGCCAGAGGTCGTCGAGCGTCTCGGGGACCACCTCGACGCGTTCGCGACCCTCGCCGGTGGCCTGCCGGCTTTTGATCTGCATGGGTGAAACTCCGCAACAGGGACACAAGTGCCCTGCTATTCAGACCGCGGGCTGGCCGCTGGGGCTGTCCTCGCGGTGTTGTCGGACCAGCGGCGTGTCACGGACGCCGATCCCGATGGCGTAGGCGGCCGCCACGTTGCCGTAGAAGGTGATGAACGGGACGAGCAGGACGCCGATCACCGTGGCAGCGGCGAGTCCCCCGATCACCTGTGCGAGAAAGCCGATCACGAGCGCCACGATCAGCGCGATGGCGTAGCTCCCGTCGCCGCCGATTGCCCGGAGCGTCGACGGCGAGAACGCCGACGCGATCCGGCCGGTGACTGCGTAGGCGGCCAGCGCCGCGGGGAGCAGGTACAGTGCCCCCAGAAGCACGACGACCGCGAGCACCGCGACGAGGATCGCGAGGAGCACCCCGCCGGCGGCCACGGTCCGAGGGAGCTGTGTGACTTCGGTGCCTCCGACGACGGTGACGGGAATCACGAACGTCAACACCGCGACCGTGACGAACGTCGCCGGCACCAGTGCGTAGACGAACGAGACGACGAACGCGACCACGCCATCGACGAGCAGCTCGCCCCAGTCGTCGAACGCCGGCGGAACCGCGTCGTCGCCGGCACTGACCGCACGGACGACGCGAACGAGGTAGCCGTACACGACCAGGATCGGGACGAACAGGACGCCAAGCAGTGTCAGGACACCGCCGACGAGGATCGTTTCGAGTCGGTGCTCGCCCGCCCAGGGGTACCGGAGTGCGTCTTCGAACATGGGAATCAGCCACTGTGTCGGGCGGGGCGACCGGCCGGTCACCCTCGGATCGACAGTGACGGCTCGACGGTCGGCACGAACAGCGGTAAGAATACGGTCACAACTCGGAACTACGGCCGGCTTACCGGGCCGGATCAGGCCATCGGCTGGCCGGCGGGCGCGTCGGGCGATTCCTCGACGACCGGCATCTCGCGGACCGCGGTTGCGATCGCGTGGGTCCCCGCGACGTTCGCGTAGAAGGTCACGAAGGGGGCCAGCACGACGCCGATGACGATGGCGTTCAGCGCGCCGACGACGATGCCGCCCAGGAAGCTGATCCCGAAGGCGACCGCCCAGCCGGTCGCGTAGGTTCGGCTGAAGGCCATGCGGCGGATCTCACCGAGCGAGAACGCCGCGCTCATGCTGTCCGTACGGGCGTAGGCCACGAGGGCCGCCGGCAGGACGTAAGCGATGGCGAGCGAGACGACGACGATGGCCAGCGTCGCCACCAGGGCGATCAGGGAGGCGACGAGGCCGCTCCCCGCGCTGCCGTTGCCAAGGCCCAGCGACAGGATGCCGCCGAACACCGCGACGATGGCGATCAGCGTTGGGACGAGCGAGTAGACGAACCCGATGATCGACGCCTTCAGGCCGTCGATGGCGAGTTCGCCCCACTCGTCGAACACGGGCAGTTCCTCGTCGCCGTCCATGACCGACCGGAGGACTCTGAGGACGTAGCCGACGACGACGAACAGCGGAACCAGCAGGAAGCTGAAGAACAGCAGCAGGCCGCCGATCAGGACCGTCTTCAGTACGTCGTCGCTCTCACGCGGATAGTTGAGTGCTTCTGTGAACATTGGTGTCTCCTGTGGATGTCCGTGGCGCTGCCGGGTGCGACCCACATCGAGCGTCGACGGAATCTCTACCTATACTACGACCAACAAGTATATCAACGTGCGTGAGACGTGCTATTCGCTCGCACGGGCGGCCCGAAACCGGAATCTCGGCGCTCAGTCCTCGACCATTCGACTCCCACCGGGCGGGAGAAACTCCTGAATCCGGTCCGGACTGGCGATCTTCCTGACGAACGTCTCGTCGGTAAAGCGGGCGTTGAACTCCCGGTAGAGGCGCTTTGCGATGTCGTTCTGGGCGTACTGGCCCGGTTCGACGGTGATGCTCGTCGCCGCCTGTGGCGCGATGGCAGCCGGCGGCCCGCCGATCACGCGGGTCTCGTCCTCGCAGGTGATCCCGACGGCGACACCGACTTCGGTGTCCTCGAAGTAGGTGCGGTCCCCGCGGACGGCGAAGCCGCCTTTCTCGAGGTACTCGCCGCTTTCGGGCGTCTTCGACACCTGGTCGGGATCGACCATGTACACGTCGCCCGCGTACTTGCCGTCCTTCCAGACCGAGGAGTAGGAGACGGCGAACTGCGCGGCCTGATCGAGCGAGGACTGGGGGAACTCGACCTCCTTCGCCGGCTCGCTCGGCCCGGTGGCCTTCAGGACCGTCACCGGCCCGCCGTGTGCCTGTGCGTGGAAGAATTTGTCACCTCGTTCGATGTACTTCTTGACCAGCTCCTCGTTGTCGTCGGCGTCCCGGCCGCCGATGACGAGGTAGCCGTCGGAGGTGTGGAACCAGCGGAACTGCTCGTACCACTGTTCGGTGCTGCGGACGGGGATCGACGGCTCGGCGAGCCAGTCGGTCGGTTCGTCGTCGGTGTCGTCGTCGTCGGTCGACGCTCCGTCGTCGGCTTCCCAGTCGTCGCGGCGGTCCTTGACCTCGGCCAGATCCTCGCGGGTGTCCTCGATGGCCGCGAGCGCGCCCTCCTTCTTGTCCTCGATGCGTTTGGCCTCGGTGTAGAGCCGATCGGCGTTCTTCTCGACGCCCATCGAGGCGTCGACGGTGACCCGGGTACCGTCGACTTCCAGCGTGACCGTCCCCTCGCTCCCGTCGACGCCGACGACCGACTCCGCGGCCGCGATCCCCCGCTCGGCGCCCTCGGCGAACGTCGACTCGATCTCGTCCCAGCCTACGTCGTCGGCTCGGGCCGCCTGGACCGTCGAGATCACGTCGTCGATCAGATCGTACCGGGCGTACAGCAGTTCGGCCTTCTCGCGTTCGGCCTCGGCCTCGGCCTCGAAGTCCTCGATCGCCTCCTGTTGCTGTCTGATGATGTGCTCGTACTTGTTGATCTCCGCCTCGAAGTCGGGCCGCTGGGTCTCGCCGCCCTCGACCTCGTCCTCGCGCTGGAAGTTGAAGAAGTAGTCGTCGAGCGCCGCGTTGAAGCTCTCGAAGGACTCGCTGTACAGGTCTTCGTACTCGGCGAGCGGGATCGGCGTGGCGTCGACCCGCTTTCGATCGTCACCCTCTCCCTCGTAGTAGACCCGCGGATCGAGGTCGCCTTCCCGGAGCCGGGTCGCCAGGTCG from Haloarcula pelagica carries:
- a CDS encoding ATP-binding protein, which codes for MSFEEQPDFARQVADLNKYGQALNRCESVEEVVSLTLEAMSLLFDLSYSTFVEAHEGELRVVHSTNPHLTPGDQPSETAQRALESGETIVETGVAAGVTDSSEVSATLAVPAQMADEVSAVLVARSTSKNSFGDEHSRPLEILASHAATAISNIRSRERLERARQDLETRKEMIELYDRLLRHDLGNDLQIIAGFAEAVETQVEGQTAEYAGKIQRAARNSADLIARVGDLVSTLEQQDEPEPRDLDAILSETVSQVGDSHESLSVEFDSGEFGYRVYGGELLDSVFTNLLSNAAVHNEGDVTVELSATTPTPDEVVVRVADDGRGVDPEIREEIFEMGAKGPESNGSGFGLGFVRALTESYGGTVDVVDSESGGAAFRVTLQRV
- a CDS encoding MBL fold metallo-hydrolase, with translation MRLTFLGTGSAMPTGTRAQSGYLLRHGDETLLVDCGSGVLNALARTDVGYEGVDTVVLTHHHLDHVSDLAVLLKARWLAGETDLTVVGPPGTSDLVEETLAVHEYMQGRLDLTLRDRTTGTFDLAGFTIESMAVRHSMQCFAYRLQPADGGPSVVLSGDTEAFPELIEFADGAAVLVHDCSFPDDVDVSNHPTPTTLGEALAAAEAELGRVYLTHLYPHTEGRHEEMLASLADHYDGQVTFAEDGLTVRVED
- a CDS encoding DUF4013 domain-containing protein, giving the protein MFEDALRYPWAGEHRLETILVGGVLTLLGVLFVPILVVYGYLVRVVRAVSAGDDAVPPAFDDWGELLVDGVVAFVVSFVYALVPATFVTVAVLTFVIPVTVVGGTEVTQLPRTVAAGGVLLAILVAVLAVVVLLGALYLLPAALAAYAVTGRIASAFSPSTLRAIGGDGSYAIALIVALVIGFLAQVIGGLAAATVIGVLLVPFITFYGNVAAAYAIGIGVRDTPLVRQHREDSPSGQPAV
- a CDS encoding mRNA surveillance protein pelota, whose amino-acid sequence is MQIKSRQATGEGRERVEVVPETLDDLWHLSHVVEPGDHVSGDTTRRIQRNDDNLRDKGGEREHMWLKIEVTDVEFAKFANRLRIGGEIVDCSREDQLGFHHTLNVEEHTELEIEKRWKPDQNDRLEEAVESTDNPDVAIATVEEGEAHVHTVAQYGTEERASITSTTGKGDYARPRTELFAELADVLKRQDVDAYILAGPGFTKQDTLDYFAEEIPEIAEQITVVDTASVGDRGVHEVLKRGAVEDVQQQTRIAEEAEMIDELMARIGQGSEAAYGPEEVAKAADYGAIETLLVLDERLRAERAGEGEWEIDIDHLIETTEQKGGAVTVFSAEFAPGQQLSNLGGVAALLRYRLE
- a CDS encoding DUF4013 domain-containing protein, whose protein sequence is MFTEALNYPRESDDVLKTVLIGGLLLFFSFLLVPLFVVVGYVLRVLRSVMDGDEELPVFDEWGELAIDGLKASIIGFVYSLVPTLIAIVAVFGGILSLGLGNGSAGSGLVASLIALVATLAIVVVSLAIAYVLPAALVAYARTDSMSAAFSLGEIRRMAFSRTYATGWAVAFGISFLGGIVVGALNAIVIGVVLAPFVTFYANVAGTHAIATAVREMPVVEESPDAPAGQPMA
- the rqcH gene encoding ribosome rescue protein RqcH; protein product: MDTKREMTSVDLAALSGELADYTGAKLDKAYLYTDDDLVRLKLRDFDRGRVEFVIELGDVMRAHVAAPEHVPDAPGRPPDFAMMLRNRLSGADLVRVEQFEFDRILELEFDREDGSTTLVAELFGDGNVVVLDEHGDVVDCLETVRLKSRTVAPGAPYEFPSARFNPLTVDYDQFVARIESSDADLVRTLATQLNFGGLYGEELCTRADIDYNVPVEDLSDEQFERLYEIIDDLATRLREGDLDPRVYYEGEGDDRKRVDATPIPLAEYEDLYSESFESFNAALDDYFFNFQREDEVEGGETQRPDFEAEINKYEHIIRQQQEAIEDFEAEAEAEREKAELLYARYDLIDDVISTVQAARADDVGWDEIESTFAEGAERGIAAAESVVGVDGSEGTVTLEVDGTRVTVDASMGVEKNADRLYTEAKRIEDKKEGALAAIEDTREDLAEVKDRRDDWEADDGASTDDDDTDDEPTDWLAEPSIPVRSTEQWYEQFRWFHTSDGYLVIGGRDADDNEELVKKYIERGDKFFHAQAHGGPVTVLKATGPSEPAKEVEFPQSSLDQAAQFAVSYSSVWKDGKYAGDVYMVDPDQVSKTPESGEYLEKGGFAVRGDRTYFEDTEVGVAVGITCEDETRVIGGPPAAIAPQAATSITVEPGQYAQNDIAKRLYREFNARFTDETFVRKIASPDRIQEFLPPGGSRMVED